Below is a window of Cytophaga hutchinsonii ATCC 33406 DNA.
AAAGCTTTTTTTATGTTATGATAAAGAATGCTTCACTTGATTATCTAAGAAAGCGGCGACTTAATTGTGTGAATATTGAATATGCAGCACATTCACATGAAGAGCAGAATAGTGATTCTTATTTAGTGTTGGAATATAAAAATGTAGGATTGTCAGTAACTGAGATGAAAATTTTCGAGGAGTATATCAATGGTCTCAAACCCAAAGCAATTGCCTCTCAACACCAAAAGGCTGTTTCCACTATAAAAAACATATTAAATAATTCTAAACGCAAGATTCTTCGGTACTATAAAGAGAATGCTTATTTGTTAGAGTAATTAGCTTGTCCATTGGTACTAAGTTTAGCTTCTTCTAAAGCTTTCTCAGGAATCCATTTTATAAAAGTCATATCCCCATTGTCTATATAAAAATATGTCTTACGAAATTTTGAATATTCGATTGGTGCTTGAACATCGTTTTTTAAATACGCCAAAATTCTAAACCAACTTCTACGAGAAATTGATAATTTTTTACATAGTTCATCTGGTGAACCTGTGGCACGTTTTTTAATCAAATAATGGATTCTTTCTATCCTTTTTAAATTTTCGTTTATATCCACAATATAATGACGGCACTATCCTAACAAAGTTCTATGCAATATCGAATATGAGTGTATCATTGGAAGACACTTTAGTGCCTTATTGTGGCATTATAGTTTGAGTTAAGAAGCTATATAAACGAGACTTCTTTTTTTTCAGAGTATCGAAATAAAATTCAATGTGTTGTTGGTCTTCTTCAAAATCGTTAATGATAACTATATTATGAATAAGAATTGTTTCTTTATTCTTTGGATAAGAATCTAAAATATGCTTTCGAATTCGATTGTTATATCGGTATGAAATATCAAATAATGCTAAACAATACTTTAATAACATTTCAAAACCTTCCTTAGATGGTGTATGTTGCGCTATAGATAAGAGAATATTTGCATTAGGTTGAATAAATTCTTTATTATCGCCGATTAATACATTTTCTTTTAAAATATCACCAAATTTATTTTTGAATAGTTGGTATTCAAGTGATTCTTTATAATCCTCAATTGTTTTAACATTATACAAAAACGTCACCATGTGGTCATCATATCTAAACGTCACTTCAATTATTTTTCCTGTATCTTTCATAATTTTTTATAGTATATATCTTATTCTACTTTTCTACTTAAATTCAACTTTTGAGAGTTGATATATACTAGATGACACAGGACACAAAATTCAAATCAATCAAAATGGATAAAAGTGATTATTTCAAACTAATAAGTTTACAACATTACTTTCTTCATAAACGCCAAATTGTTGTTAATAAGAAGAATTTGTTGGGCTGGGTATTAAGAAAAGCTTACCAAGATTTATTAAAGTATGAAGAGGCAAATAAAATAGTTTAAATTCTACGCTTTTCACTTGGAATAGAATCTTCTATACATATCTTTAATTCTTCAAATAATTTTATTGCTTTTAATATATCTGGTTGTAAAATGAATAAATGCTCCAAATGTATCAGAGCATATTCAATTCTTTCTAAAACTTCAATGCAATCATTTGGATAAGGAAATCTGTTATTCAAAAATTCCTCCAATTTATCAAAATCATATTTTTGTGTTTCCATAGTTTTAATCATAAGACGATAATCAAACTAATTCGTCCTATGATTAAATATTAATAATCATTTTATGAATAAAAGCGATGCATTCTTCAAAAAATTTGTCCCTAAAGACGCAATATCAAAAATAGATAATCATGAAAATAACGTTGTTATCTATACTCGTGTTTCTTCAAAAGAACAACTTTCAAATGATTCGTTAGAAAATCAATATAAAACCTGCACCAACTTTTCCGTCAAACATGGGTTTCGAATCGTAGAATATTTTGGTGGTATATACGAGAGTGCCAAATCTGATGAAGACAGAAAAGAATTTCAGCGAATGATAAACTTTGTCTGTACACCTAAAAATAGAATTTCAGGAATAGTTGTATATAGTCATGACCGTTTTTCACGAACAGGTTTAGACGGAGCATTTGAGGTACTTGGAAAATTAAAGCGTCATAGAGTAAAAGTATTTTCAGCAATGTATAACATTGACCCTGATAGTATGGAGGGTAAGGTGATGCTGACGATGTCACTACTCCAAGCTAGCGTTGAAAATGAAAGTAAATCTAAGTTGACCATACAGCGTGTAAAAGCAAAATTAGAAGCAGGTTATTGGAGCCATAGTTTACCGAAGGGATACAGCAGAGACGAAAAAAAACGAATTTATATTAACAAAGATGGGTATTTAATTCAGGAAGCATTTGACTTAATGTTAAAACAACACACTTTATCTGAGGTACAAAAGATTATTGCGTTGAAAGGGTATAATATCAATATAAAACGATGGTTTGAAATCTGCTCAAACCCATTTTATTGTGGTATTATGCTTAGTCGCTCAAATAATTATAGTCCCATAGAAGGAAATCATCCAAAAATTATATCTATTGCTCAATTCAAAAAGCTTAATAATAGTCGTTCTAATGCTCGACTAACAAGAACAAAAGACACTGCAATCAATGAACACATGCCATTGAAAGGTTACTTGCGTTGTGACTGTGGTTTTAAATTCACAGGGTATTTAAACAAGAAGAAAAACCGACATTATTATATATGCAATAATTTTGAATGCAGAAAAAGCTTATCTGCAATATTGATTACTACTTCGTTTTTAGAGCAACTAAAAAATCAGCTACCAATTGAACTTTCTAATGAGAAATTGAGTTATCAGCTTTGTTCTTTCTTAAAGGAATTGGAAACAATCCATAAGCAATTGATTTTTGAACAAAAAAATGAATTAAAGAAGGCTAAAGATAAGTTATATAAACTTGCGGATGCCTTAATGGAAGGTGAACTTGATAAAAAATTATTTCAAGAACACTATGTAGAGATAGAAGCGAAAGTAGCAGAAGAAGAGCAAAAGTTGTTTGATTTGGACGTACATATATCGAACCCTCAAACTGTGGCAAAAAACATAATCAAATTTTTTCGTAATACTTTGATTATGTGGGAGAAGGGAGACTTGCATATTAAGAGACAAATACAAAAAATTTACTACCCTGAAGGGATTATTTACAGTAAAGACAA
It encodes the following:
- a CDS encoding RNA polymerase sigma factor, producing the protein MRLEKTETELLEMYCKGCNDSLAIIYSQYWGLFKSVSKKYLCNDDCEDLIHSVIEKLLLMPIEKRILQFSNIRSIKSFFYVMIKNASLDYLRKRRLNCVNIEYAAHSHEEQNSDSYLVLEYKNVGLSVTEMKIFEEYINGLKPKAIASQHQKAVSTIKNILNNSKRKILRYYKENAYLLE